One Pseudonocardia abyssalis DNA segment encodes these proteins:
- the metX gene encoding homoserine O-acetyltransferase MetX, with the protein MTTTLDPSPATGAWREGDPPGRRRWTSPASLRVESGTELPDVRLAYETWGELAPDRSNAVLVLHALTGDSHVTGPAGPGHPTSGWWDTLVGPGRPLDPARWFIVAPNVLGGCQGSTGPSSPAPDGRPWGSRFPVLTPRDAVAAETVLADELGVDTWECVVGGSMGAMRALEWAAMEPDRVRRLGLLAGPAATSADQIGWASPQIAAIRADAGWRGGDYHDAAPGEGPHVGLGIARRIAHLSYRSGFELAERFGRDAQDDEDPWHGGRYAVESYLDHHAAKLVRRFDAGSYVRLTEMMNAHDVGRGRGGVAAGLAGVRARTTVVGISSDRLYPPAQQAELAAGIPGSGPARIIESPYGHDGFLIEADAVGTMIAELLES; encoded by the coding sequence GTGACGACGACTCTCGACCCCTCTCCCGCCACCGGTGCGTGGCGGGAGGGGGACCCGCCCGGCCGACGGCGTTGGACGTCGCCCGCCTCCCTCCGTGTCGAGTCCGGCACTGAGCTCCCCGACGTCCGGCTGGCCTACGAGACGTGGGGCGAGCTCGCCCCCGACCGCTCCAACGCGGTCCTCGTGCTGCACGCCCTCACCGGCGACAGCCACGTCACCGGCCCGGCCGGTCCGGGGCACCCGACGTCCGGGTGGTGGGACACGCTCGTCGGCCCGGGCCGCCCGCTCGACCCGGCCCGCTGGTTCATCGTGGCGCCCAACGTCCTCGGTGGCTGCCAGGGCAGCACGGGGCCGTCCAGTCCGGCGCCCGACGGGCGGCCGTGGGGGAGCCGGTTCCCGGTGCTGACACCGCGCGACGCGGTGGCGGCGGAGACCGTGCTCGCCGACGAGCTGGGCGTCGACACGTGGGAGTGCGTCGTCGGCGGGTCGATGGGGGCGATGCGCGCGCTGGAGTGGGCCGCGATGGAGCCCGACCGCGTGCGGCGACTGGGCCTGCTGGCCGGGCCCGCGGCGACCTCGGCCGACCAGATCGGCTGGGCGTCGCCCCAGATCGCGGCGATCCGGGCCGACGCGGGTTGGCGCGGCGGCGACTACCACGACGCCGCCCCCGGGGAGGGCCCGCACGTGGGCCTGGGTATCGCGCGGCGGATCGCGCACCTGAGCTACCGCAGCGGGTTCGAGCTGGCCGAGCGCTTCGGCCGTGACGCACAGGACGACGAGGACCCCTGGCACGGCGGCCGGTACGCGGTGGAGAGCTACCTCGACCACCACGCCGCGAAGCTCGTACGACGCTTCGATGCGGGCTCCTACGTGCGGCTGACCGAGATGATGAACGCCCACGACGTGGGCCGGGGCCGCGGCGGGGTCGCCGCCGGGCTGGCCGGGGTGCGGGCGAGGACGACGGTGGTCGGCATCAGCTCCGACCGGCTCTACCCGCCGGCGCAGCAGGCCGAGCTGGCCGCCGGGATCCCGGGCTCCGGCCCGGCGCGGATCATCGAGTCCCCCTACGGCCACGACGGGTTCCTCATCGAGGCCGACGCCGTCGGGACGATGATCGCGGAACTGCTGGAGTCCTGA
- a CDS encoding proline--tRNA ligase: protein MLTRMSTLFLRTLRDDPADAEVPSHKLLVRAGYVRRVAPGIYTWLPLGLKVLRAVEQIVREEMDAIGAQEIQLPALLPREPYEATGRWTEYGPNLFRLKDRRGNDYLLGPTHEELFTQVVKGEYGSYKDYPVTLYQIQNKYRDEARPRAGILRGREFLMKDSYSFDLTDEGLSESYRNHRAAYVKIFDRLGLEYVVVAATSGAMGGSASEEFLAVAPTGEDTFVQSPGGYAANVEAVTTTVPAEIPLDGLPEAQAHHTPNTPTIESLVDFLNGAGLDRTFTAADTLKNVLVKTRNPGEQEWTLLGVGVPGDREVDMKRLEAALEPAEVVLLTDTDFAKNAFLVKGYIGPVSLAANGVRYLVDPRVVTGTAWVTGADKADHHVVDLVAGRDFTPDGTIEAAEVREGDPAPDGSGPLSAARGIEIGHVFQLGRKYADAAQLDALGPDSKPVRITMGSYGIGVSRLVAVIAEQNHDDSGLLWPAAVSPYDVHVVVAGKSEEIATGGAALATDLEAAGLRVLLDDRKASPGVKFADAELVGVPTIVVAGRGLATGVIEVKDRRSGERVEIALADAVAHLTGRATA from the coding sequence GTGCTGACCAGGATGTCGACGTTGTTCCTCCGGACCCTGCGCGATGACCCGGCCGACGCGGAGGTACCGAGCCACAAGCTGCTCGTCCGCGCCGGCTACGTGCGTCGCGTCGCCCCGGGGATCTACACCTGGCTGCCGCTGGGGCTGAAGGTGCTGCGCGCGGTCGAGCAGATCGTGCGCGAGGAGATGGACGCCATCGGCGCCCAGGAGATCCAGCTGCCCGCGCTGCTGCCCCGCGAGCCCTACGAGGCCACCGGCCGCTGGACCGAGTACGGCCCGAACCTGTTCCGGCTCAAGGACCGCCGCGGCAACGACTACCTCCTCGGCCCCACGCACGAGGAGCTGTTCACGCAGGTCGTCAAGGGTGAGTACGGCTCGTACAAGGACTACCCCGTCACGCTGTACCAGATCCAGAACAAGTACCGCGACGAGGCGCGACCCCGCGCGGGCATCCTGCGCGGGCGCGAGTTCCTCATGAAGGACTCCTACTCCTTCGACCTCACCGACGAGGGCCTGTCGGAGTCCTACCGCAACCACCGCGCGGCCTACGTGAAGATCTTCGACCGGCTCGGGTTGGAGTACGTCGTCGTCGCGGCCACCTCGGGCGCGATGGGCGGGTCGGCGTCGGAGGAGTTCCTGGCGGTCGCACCCACCGGCGAGGACACCTTCGTCCAGAGTCCGGGCGGCTACGCGGCCAACGTCGAGGCCGTCACCACGACGGTGCCCGCGGAGATCCCGCTCGACGGGCTGCCCGAGGCGCAGGCGCACCACACCCCGAACACCCCGACGATCGAGTCGCTCGTCGACTTCCTCAACGGTGCCGGTCTGGACCGCACGTTCACCGCGGCCGACACCCTCAAGAACGTGCTGGTCAAGACCCGCAACCCCGGGGAGCAGGAGTGGACGCTGCTCGGCGTCGGCGTGCCCGGTGACCGCGAGGTCGACATGAAGCGGCTGGAGGCCGCGCTGGAGCCCGCCGAGGTGGTGCTGCTCACCGACACCGACTTCGCGAAGAACGCGTTCCTCGTGAAGGGCTACATCGGGCCGGTGTCGCTGGCCGCCAACGGCGTGCGCTACCTCGTCGACCCCCGCGTCGTCACCGGCACCGCGTGGGTCACCGGCGCCGACAAGGCCGACCACCACGTCGTCGACCTCGTCGCGGGCCGCGACTTCACCCCCGACGGCACGATCGAGGCCGCCGAGGTCCGCGAGGGCGACCCGGCCCCCGACGGGTCCGGCCCGCTGTCGGCCGCGCGCGGCATCGAGATCGGGCACGTGTTCCAGCTCGGCCGCAAGTACGCCGACGCCGCGCAGCTCGACGCGCTGGGCCCGGACTCGAAGCCCGTCCGCATCACGATGGGGTCCTACGGCATCGGCGTCTCGCGGCTCGTCGCGGTGATCGCCGAGCAGAACCACGACGACTCGGGCCTGCTGTGGCCGGCCGCCGTCTCGCCGTACGACGTGCACGTCGTCGTCGCGGGCAAGAGCGAGGAGATCGCGACCGGCGGCGCCGCGCTGGCCACCGACCTGGAGGCCGCCGGGCTGCGCGTCCTGCTCGACGACCGCAAGGCCTCGCCGGGCGTCAAGTTCGCCGACGCGGAGCTGGTCGGCGTGCCGACGATCGTCGTCGCCGGCCGCGGGCTCGCCACCGGCGTGATCGAGGTCAAGGACCGCCGCAGCGGCGAGCGCGTCGAGATCGCGCTGGCCGACGCGGTCGCCCACCTGACGGGGCGGGCGACCGCCTAG
- a CDS encoding protein kinase domain-containing protein: MISRQFGQYVVQDLLGSGGMGEVYRAHDTRRDREVALKLLPELFSGDEEYTRRFRRESHVAARLREPHVIPIHDFGEIDGRLFIDMRLVDGRDIGQILTEDGALPPTRAVHIISQIAEALDAAHADGLVHRDVKPSNVLVTANDFVYVVDFGIARSIGTARTSLTMTGATIGTLDYMAPERFSNQPVDCRADVYSLACLLYECLTATRPFAGEDLPALMYAHLFTDPPTPSTLSRTVLPALDVVVARGMAKRPDDRFESAGAFAAAARAAVGSGSSDGTATVVHARPQVAPVTPTVRTAPSGPGRMLPVESLGLASADGKHRSSDPLPTDDPAPARPRRSPLLIGLGALVVVSLVALVLTVVRVFGPGATADAGPTAAPVPEVEAVRIRAAVAIPSVLGTFPGGATPGYVHVTPNGRFAYICNRNAGVVTVFDTTINSITATIPVPAGPPRFVSFSPDGSQAYLSVYNDDFTINFVSVLDTASNEIVATIPVGKRPFASSTNPDGSLLYVPSHDDGRVDVIDLAAGSVRQEIDVAPNPHWVAFGRDGRFFYTANHESGLLSVIDAATSAVVAEIPVGTSPHSTAVSPDGTRVAVVNYGSNDVYVIDTATNAVVATVPVGRAPQDIAYSPDGRFFYTANVDDDTISVVNTATDAVSATIPTGDGPSSISVLPDGSRAYVSLLNAGEIMVLDTAAT; the protein is encoded by the coding sequence ATGATCTCCCGACAGTTCGGCCAGTACGTCGTGCAGGACCTGCTCGGATCGGGCGGCATGGGCGAGGTCTACCGCGCCCACGACACCCGTCGCGACCGCGAGGTCGCGCTCAAGCTGCTGCCCGAGCTGTTCTCCGGCGACGAGGAGTACACGCGCCGGTTCCGCCGGGAGTCCCACGTCGCCGCCCGGCTGCGCGAGCCGCACGTCATCCCGATCCACGACTTCGGCGAGATCGACGGCCGGCTGTTCATCGACATGCGCCTGGTCGACGGCCGCGACATCGGGCAGATCCTGACCGAGGACGGCGCGCTCCCGCCCACCCGTGCGGTCCACATCATCAGCCAGATCGCCGAGGCGCTGGACGCCGCACACGCCGACGGACTGGTGCACCGCGACGTCAAGCCGTCCAACGTGCTCGTGACCGCGAACGACTTCGTCTACGTCGTCGACTTCGGCATCGCCCGGTCCATCGGCACGGCCCGCACCTCGCTGACGATGACCGGCGCGACCATCGGCACGCTCGACTACATGGCGCCCGAGCGCTTCTCCAACCAGCCGGTCGACTGCCGCGCCGACGTCTACTCGCTGGCCTGCCTGCTCTACGAGTGCCTCACCGCCACCCGGCCGTTCGCCGGTGAGGACCTGCCCGCGCTGATGTACGCCCACCTGTTCACCGACCCCCCGACGCCCAGCACGCTGAGCCGGACCGTCCTGCCCGCGCTCGACGTTGTCGTCGCGCGGGGCATGGCCAAGCGGCCCGACGACCGGTTCGAGTCGGCGGGAGCGTTCGCCGCCGCGGCGCGGGCCGCCGTCGGGTCGGGGTCGTCGGACGGGACGGCCACCGTGGTGCACGCGCGCCCGCAGGTCGCACCGGTCACGCCGACCGTGCGGACCGCGCCGTCGGGTCCCGGCCGGATGCTGCCCGTCGAGTCGCTGGGGCTCGCGTCGGCCGACGGGAAGCACCGGTCGTCGGACCCCCTGCCCACCGACGATCCCGCCCCCGCGCGGCCGCGGCGCAGCCCCCTGCTGATCGGGCTCGGCGCACTCGTCGTGGTCTCGCTGGTCGCGCTCGTCCTCACCGTGGTCCGGGTCTTCGGACCGGGGGCGACCGCGGACGCCGGGCCGACGGCCGCGCCGGTGCCCGAGGTCGAGGCGGTCCGGATCCGGGCCGCCGTCGCGATCCCGTCGGTGCTCGGCACGTTCCCCGGCGGCGCCACCCCCGGCTACGTCCACGTGACGCCCAACGGCCGCTTCGCCTACATCTGCAACCGCAACGCGGGCGTGGTGACGGTGTTCGACACGACCATCAACAGCATCACGGCGACGATCCCGGTCCCCGCGGGCCCGCCCCGGTTCGTGTCGTTCTCCCCCGACGGGTCACAGGCCTACCTGAGCGTCTACAACGACGACTTCACGATCAACTTCGTCTCGGTCCTCGACACCGCCTCCAACGAGATCGTCGCGACGATCCCGGTCGGGAAGCGGCCGTTCGCGTCGTCGACGAACCCCGACGGGAGCCTGCTCTACGTCCCCAGCCACGACGACGGCCGCGTCGACGTCATCGACCTCGCCGCGGGGTCGGTCCGCCAGGAGATCGACGTGGCCCCCAACCCGCACTGGGTGGCGTTCGGCCGCGACGGGCGGTTCTTCTACACCGCCAACCACGAGTCCGGTCTCCTGTCCGTGATCGACGCCGCGACCAGCGCCGTCGTCGCGGAGATCCCCGTCGGCACGTCCCCGCACAGCACCGCCGTGTCACCGGACGGCACCCGCGTCGCCGTCGTCAACTACGGCAGCAACGACGTGTACGTGATCGACACGGCGACCAACGCGGTCGTGGCGACCGTGCCGGTCGGGCGGGCCCCGCAGGACATCGCCTACTCGCCGGACGGCCGCTTCTTCTACACCGCGAACGTCGACGACGACACCATCAGCGTCGTCAACACCGCGACGGACGCCGTCTCGGCGACCATCCCGACGGGCGACGGGCCGTCGAGCATCTCGGTGCTGCCCGACGGGTCCCGGGCCTACGTCTCGCTGCTCAACGCCGGGGAGATCATGGTCCTCGACACCGCCGCCACGTGA
- a CDS encoding bifunctional o-acetylhomoserine/o-acetylserine sulfhydrylase, with translation MSESWSFETKQVHAGAAPDPTTGARATPIYQTTAYQFRDTDHAAALFGLAEFGNIYTRIMNPTQDVLEQRIAALEGGAAAVATASGQSATTLAILNIAEAGDHIVSSAALYGGTYNLFHYTLPKLGIEVSFVDPDDLDAWRGAVRPNTKLFFGETVGNPRNNVLDIRAVADVAHELGLPLLVDNTVPTPFLLRPIEHGADIVIHSATKFLGGHGTAIGGVIVDSGTFPWTEHSERFPGLTTPDPSYHGAVFTDAVGPIAYAIKLRVQLLRDIGPAIAPLNSFLIIQGIETLSLRMERHTSNAQTLAEWLEARDEVETVYYAGLPSSPFHAAAQKYLPRGAGAIVAFDIVGGVEAGKKFVDALELHSHLANIGDVRSLVIHPASTTHSQLTPEEQAATGVTPGLVRLSVGLEHVEDLKADLEAGFRAAKGA, from the coding sequence ATGTCCGAATCCTGGTCCTTCGAGACCAAGCAGGTCCACGCCGGTGCCGCCCCCGACCCCACCACGGGCGCCCGGGCCACCCCGATCTACCAGACCACCGCGTACCAGTTCCGCGACACCGACCACGCCGCCGCGCTGTTCGGCCTGGCCGAGTTCGGCAACATCTACACGCGGATCATGAACCCGACGCAGGACGTGCTGGAGCAGCGCATCGCGGCGCTCGAGGGCGGTGCCGCGGCCGTCGCCACGGCGTCCGGCCAGTCGGCAACCACGCTGGCGATCCTCAACATCGCGGAGGCGGGCGACCACATCGTCTCCAGCGCCGCGCTCTACGGCGGCACGTACAACCTGTTCCACTACACGCTGCCGAAGCTCGGCATCGAGGTGTCGTTCGTCGACCCCGACGACCTCGACGCGTGGCGCGGCGCCGTCCGCCCGAACACCAAGCTGTTCTTCGGCGAGACCGTGGGCAACCCGCGCAACAACGTGCTCGACATCCGCGCCGTCGCGGACGTGGCCCACGAGCTCGGCCTGCCGCTGCTCGTCGACAACACGGTGCCCACGCCGTTCCTGCTGCGCCCGATCGAGCACGGCGCCGACATCGTCATCCACTCGGCCACCAAGTTCCTGGGCGGGCACGGCACCGCGATCGGCGGCGTCATCGTCGACTCGGGGACCTTCCCGTGGACCGAGCACTCCGAGCGCTTCCCCGGCCTCACCACGCCCGACCCCAGCTACCACGGCGCCGTCTTCACCGACGCCGTCGGCCCGATCGCGTACGCGATCAAGCTGCGCGTGCAGTTGCTGCGCGACATCGGCCCGGCCATCGCCCCGCTCAACAGCTTCCTGATCATCCAGGGCATCGAGACGCTGTCGCTGCGCATGGAGCGTCACACGTCCAACGCGCAGACGCTGGCGGAGTGGCTCGAGGCGCGCGACGAGGTCGAGACCGTCTACTACGCCGGCCTGCCGTCGAGCCCGTTCCACGCCGCCGCGCAGAAGTACCTGCCGCGCGGTGCCGGTGCGATCGTCGCGTTCGACATCGTCGGTGGTGTCGAGGCGGGCAAGAAGTTCGTCGACGCCCTCGAGCTGCACAGCCACCTCGCCAACATCGGCGACGTGCGCAGCCTCGTGATCCACCCGGCCAGCACCACCCACAGCCAGCTCACCCCGGAGGAGCAGGCCGCCACCGGCGTCACGCCGGGCCTCGTCCGCCTGTCGGTGGGCCTCGAGCACGTCGAGGACCTCAAGGCCGACCTCGAGGCGGGCTTCCGCGCGGCGAAGGGCGCATGA
- the yaaA gene encoding peroxide stress protein YaaA translates to MLVLLPPSETKIHGGDGPPLRLDALNHPELGPLRAELVDAVVALAADLDASRAALGLSPKQDDEVTRNAALRTSPTTPALHRYTGVLYDALDVRSLRGAAAGRARERLAVASALFGLVRADDPIPAYRLSAGSALPGRGTLAAAWKPLLEPVLRTIADGELVVDLRSGSYAAFARVPGAVDVDVLAERPDGTRTVISHFNKAHKGRLARLLAGTRAEPVDAAAVAAIARRAGMRVERPGPAVLHVIVPA, encoded by the coding sequence GTGCTCGTGCTGCTCCCGCCGTCGGAGACCAAGATCCACGGCGGCGACGGCCCGCCGCTGCGGTTGGACGCCCTGAACCATCCCGAGCTGGGCCCGCTCCGCGCGGAGCTGGTCGATGCCGTGGTCGCCCTGGCCGCCGACCTGGACGCCTCCCGCGCGGCGCTCGGCCTGTCCCCGAAGCAGGACGACGAGGTCACGCGCAACGCCGCGCTCCGCACCAGCCCCACGACGCCCGCACTGCACCGCTACACCGGCGTCCTCTACGACGCGCTCGACGTCCGGTCCCTGCGCGGGGCGGCCGCGGGCCGGGCCCGCGAGCGCCTCGCCGTCGCCTCGGCACTGTTCGGCCTGGTGCGCGCCGACGACCCGATCCCGGCCTACCGGCTCTCCGCGGGCTCGGCCCTGCCCGGGCGCGGCACGCTCGCCGCGGCGTGGAAGCCGCTCCTCGAACCGGTGCTGCGCACGATCGCCGACGGGGAGCTGGTCGTCGACCTGCGCTCCGGCTCCTACGCCGCGTTCGCCCGCGTGCCCGGGGCCGTCGACGTGGACGTGCTGGCCGAGCGCCCGGACGGCACCCGCACGGTGATCAGCCACTTCAACAAGGCGCACAAGGGACGGCTCGCCCGGTTGCTCGCCGGGACGCGCGCGGAACCCGTCGACGCCGCCGCGGTGGCCGCGATCGCCCGGCGTGCCGGGATGCGCGTCGAGCGACCGGGCCCCGCGGTGCTGCACGTGATCGTGCCGGCCTGA
- a CDS encoding serine/threonine-protein kinase: MLDSTFGPYRIEALLGRGGMGEVYRAHDTDTDRTVALKVLPPHLAEDQEYQERFRRECRSAARLREPHIVPIHRFGEIDGRLYLDMRLVEGTDLATWLKTHGPMPPVAAVSVISQIAAALDAAHAEGLVHRDVKPSNVLLAGVHGPTVDREVFAYLFDFGIARAQEGVGEDPALTRAGTMPGSLAYIAPERFAGVEGDPRADVYALACVLHQSLTGRPPFEGDMATLMNAHLNAPPPRPSTTRPDLPSGLDQVVARGMAKDPAQRPASAGALAAAARAEIGGWGTDPNTSGATVAFGGASKPDLVKPGTAVIPPTWNAPSNPSNPQYPSNPQYPSNPGNPWGAQQPAYGAQPAYGQQTAYGQQPAYGQQGYGQQTAYGQPNWGGGQHPSNPAYPQQPPKKDRTALIAISVVAALALIGGAIVFFVTTGNGSGTTAAPPTTSSAPTTTPPTTTVAPTTAPATPETTLLLSELPAGYSASNCEPDQLDGTTAFVVCAASPSTGTGPTSATFARYASVEEMNSTFTGLADAESIPGETGTIEQCNAAGASNRAVFSRQSGALGGQVACFTDPDTGTAYLLWTDEAALAIGYVAQSSADAAALYAWWNSVDFVAER; the protein is encoded by the coding sequence GTGCTGGACTCGACGTTCGGGCCGTACCGGATCGAGGCGCTCCTCGGGCGGGGCGGGATGGGTGAGGTGTACCGCGCCCACGACACCGACACCGACCGCACCGTCGCCTTGAAGGTGCTGCCCCCGCACCTGGCGGAGGACCAGGAGTACCAGGAGCGGTTCCGGCGCGAGTGCCGCTCGGCGGCGCGCCTGCGCGAGCCGCACATCGTCCCGATCCACCGCTTCGGCGAGATCGACGGCCGGCTGTACCTGGACATGCGCCTCGTCGAGGGCACCGACCTCGCGACCTGGCTCAAGACGCACGGCCCGATGCCGCCGGTCGCCGCGGTGTCGGTGATCTCGCAGATCGCCGCCGCCCTCGACGCCGCGCACGCCGAGGGGCTGGTGCACCGCGACGTCAAACCGTCCAACGTGCTGCTCGCCGGTGTGCACGGCCCGACCGTCGACCGCGAGGTGTTCGCCTACCTGTTCGACTTCGGTATCGCGCGGGCCCAGGAGGGCGTCGGCGAGGACCCGGCGCTGACCCGGGCGGGCACGATGCCCGGCTCCCTGGCCTACATCGCACCGGAGCGCTTCGCCGGCGTCGAGGGCGACCCGAGGGCCGACGTCTACGCGCTGGCCTGCGTGCTGCACCAGTCGCTCACCGGCCGCCCGCCGTTCGAGGGTGACATGGCGACCCTGATGAACGCGCACCTCAACGCCCCGCCGCCGCGTCCCAGCACCACCCGGCCGGACCTGCCCTCCGGGCTCGACCAGGTCGTCGCCCGCGGCATGGCCAAGGACCCGGCGCAGCGCCCGGCCAGCGCGGGCGCGCTCGCCGCGGCCGCCCGGGCCGAGATCGGCGGCTGGGGCACCGACCCGAACACCTCGGGCGCCACGGTGGCGTTCGGCGGCGCGTCGAAGCCCGACCTGGTCAAGCCGGGTACCGCCGTGATCCCGCCGACGTGGAACGCGCCGTCGAACCCGTCCAACCCGCAGTACCCCTCGAACCCGCAGTACCCCTCGAACCCCGGCAACCCGTGGGGCGCCCAGCAGCCCGCATACGGTGCCCAGCCGGCGTACGGCCAGCAGACCGCGTACGGCCAGCAGCCGGCGTACGGGCAGCAGGGGTACGGCCAGCAGACCGCCTACGGGCAGCCGAACTGGGGCGGCGGGCAGCACCCGTCGAACCCCGCTTACCCGCAGCAGCCGCCGAAGAAGGACCGCACGGCCCTGATCGCGATCTCCGTGGTCGCCGCGCTGGCCCTGATCGGCGGCGCGATCGTGTTCTTCGTGACGACGGGCAACGGCAGCGGCACCACCGCAGCCCCGCCCACGACGAGCTCGGCGCCGACCACGACGCCCCCGACGACCACCGTCGCGCCGACGACGGCCCCGGCGACCCCCGAGACGACGCTGCTGCTCTCCGAGCTGCCGGCCGGGTACTCGGCGTCCAACTGCGAGCCGGACCAGCTCGACGGCACCACGGCGTTCGTCGTCTGCGCCGCCTCACCGTCGACGGGGACCGGGCCGACCAGCGCCACCTTCGCCCGGTACGCCTCGGTGGAGGAGATGAACTCGACGTTCACCGGCCTGGCCGACGCGGAGTCGATCCCCGGCGAGACCGGCACCATCGAGCAGTGCAACGCGGCCGGTGCCTCCAACCGCGCGGTGTTCTCCCGGCAGAGCGGCGCGCTCGGCGGCCAGGTCGCCTGCTTCACCGACCCCGACACCGGCACCGCGTACCTGCTCTGGACCGACGAGGCCGCGCTGGCCATCGGCTACGTGGCGCAGAGCTCGGCCGACGCCGCCGCGCTCTACGCCTGGTGGAACTCGGTCGACTTCGTCGCGGAGCGCTGA
- a CDS encoding serine/threonine-protein kinase, which yields MSPDPTQIAGYRLIRRIGRGGMSTVYLAEHVHLHRHVALKVLDPEFASNPTFRTRFARESQIVAELEHPHIVPVYDAGEADGLLFLVMRYVEQGDLRDLLAAGDPLHHDRLRVLVDQLAGALGVAHDAGLVHRDIKPANVLSATGARGGDHFYLSDFGITKRATSGPPLTATGQVLGSVDFIAPEQIAGRPLDRRTDVYAFGGLVYQCLTGHLPFERDHELAVLLAHVREDPLPPSTHRPELPPEVDAVLARVLSKDPDARPATARDFADELVAALNAKPGPAPRPVPGSTAAMVVPVTAETDAGAEEEPPAGGAPAAEEPAAGTPPAEGPAAGGPPSDTEPPTDTEPPTVEESPTVEEPATVEEPATVEEPAATPDAAAPGSEAATRRMPVPDRRARPAAPGPVTTFAPPPTDVPPETGNPRSVADPARGRPNERRWIVLLAVLAVLLIAATVVVALAGAR from the coding sequence GTGAGCCCCGACCCGACGCAGATCGCGGGCTACCGCCTGATCCGGCGCATCGGGCGGGGCGGGATGAGCACGGTCTACCTCGCCGAGCACGTGCACCTGCACCGGCACGTCGCCCTGAAGGTCCTCGACCCCGAGTTCGCGTCGAACCCCACCTTCCGGACCCGGTTCGCGCGCGAGTCCCAGATCGTCGCCGAGCTGGAGCACCCGCACATCGTCCCGGTCTACGACGCGGGCGAGGCGGACGGTCTGCTGTTCCTCGTCATGCGCTACGTCGAACAGGGCGACCTGCGCGACCTGCTCGCGGCGGGCGACCCGCTGCACCACGACCGGCTGCGGGTGCTGGTCGACCAGCTCGCGGGGGCCCTCGGGGTCGCCCACGACGCCGGGCTGGTGCACCGCGACATCAAGCCGGCGAACGTGCTGTCCGCCACCGGCGCCCGCGGCGGCGACCACTTCTACCTGAGCGACTTCGGGATCACCAAGCGCGCCACGTCCGGCCCGCCCCTCACCGCGACCGGGCAGGTACTGGGCTCGGTCGACTTCATCGCGCCGGAGCAGATCGCGGGCCGGCCGCTGGACCGCCGGACCGACGTCTACGCGTTCGGCGGGCTGGTCTACCAGTGCCTGACCGGCCACCTGCCGTTCGAGCGCGACCACGAGCTGGCCGTGCTCCTCGCGCACGTCCGGGAGGACCCGCTGCCCCCGTCGACGCACCGTCCCGAGCTCCCGCCCGAGGTGGACGCGGTGCTGGCCCGGGTCCTGTCCAAGGACCCGGACGCCCGCCCGGCCACTGCACGCGACTTCGCCGACGAGCTGGTCGCGGCCCTGAACGCGAAGCCCGGACCGGCCCCCCGGCCCGTGCCGGGGTCCACGGCCGCGATGGTCGTGCCGGTGACCGCGGAGACCGACGCCGGCGCGGAGGAGGAGCCCCCCGCCGGCGGGGCACCGGCTGCCGAGGAACCGGCAGCCGGGACACCCCCGGCCGAGGGACCCGCAGCCGGGGGACCCCCGAGCGACACGGAGCCCCCGACCGACACGGAGCCCCCGACCGTCGAGGAGTCCCCGACCGTCGAGGAGCCCGCGACCGTCGAGGAGCCCGCGACCGTCGAGGAGCCCGCCGCCACCCCGGACGCCGCCGCCCCCGGGAGCGAGGCGGCGACCCGCCGGATGCCGGTGCCCGACCGCCGCGCGCGACCCGCCGCACCCGGCCCCGTCACGACGTTCGCCCCGCCCCCGACCGACGTGCCCCCGGAGACGGGGAACCCGCGGTCCGTTGCCGACCCGGCCCGCGGCCGGCCGAACGAGCGGCGGTGGATCGTCCTGCTCGCGGTGCTGGCCGTCCTGCTGATCGCCGCCACGGTCGTCGTCGCCCTCGCCGGGGCACGCTGA